The Trypanosoma brucei gambiense DAL972 chromosome 10, complete sequence genome has a segment encoding these proteins:
- a CDS encoding dynein light chain, putative yields MKEKLTLADDAKGICEDVVERYFTPVTKYQHEKIPGIVASITENIVQRLTQEAALPRKYVAHCIIIQKTGAGFHALSACMWNPTSDACYVYKAENKVMHCVVTVYGVVA; encoded by the coding sequence ATGAAAGAGAAGTTGACCCTAgctgatgatgcaaagggtATATGTGAGGATGTAGTGGAGCGGTACTTCACACCAGTGACGAAGTATCAACACGAAAAGATTCCTGGAATCGTTGCGTCGATCACGGAGAACATCGTGCAGCGGCTCACGCAAGAGGCAGCGCTCCCCAGGAAATATGTTGCACACTGCATTATTATACAGAAAACCGGCGCCGGGTTTCATGCCCTGTCGGCATGCATGTGGAATCCAACAAGTGACGCCTGTTACGTGTACAAGGCGGAAAATAAGGTCATGCATTGTGTGGTGACTGTGTACGGTGTTGTGGCATAG
- a CDS encoding structural maintenance of chromosome 2, putative: protein MRVKSIVIDGFKSYAHRKVIDDLSPHFNAITGLNGSGKSNIFDAICFVMGITNLKRVRAEDPRELIFRAGTTGVHAARVTIEFINDDPRTAPPGYSCEEYPTITVGRQIKLGGKQQFFLNNTVSVQSKVKRFFESISLNVDNPHFMVLQGTVHKLIGMRSEDILSLIEEAVGTKAFDHRRRTAESLIRSKEKKMEEIDANLETQIGPMLRAMKADQEEYERYVQLSEGIEEMRKFRIAFEYEEHRKRRGELSTRRTSLLSDTAAAKEQLRSFPSVEDETTQRLMQLQSTLAAPAEAAMALHEEESTLKLQLAREEAQLERLDKVLKKLADASRKLEEEKQQQKSRAQQFEAYQEQREKLIRNIHEQKENIAKLKRSLQLNGSGVRAGASGMSLEEERADIERQVIKSSAEARRREERIRELEHQQKSVAEKSEARERTVIRLRNELRSAQDCLDSVSKRYINVKPLEEQARALQEEVARLKAEHWKANDAMLRESAQGGGSGGRGLDLEYDRRACAGIEQYIWGRVVELVSPQEEKYAIALTVGAQSQLMRVVVTSDIVAERIIRHGLRQRTAFLPLNTLTQPKSISDSQLEEAKRMANRMNGFVAVAKDLTVVKDEAHRVIADYVFGNFFICSTLELAQELAYGSAVRCKAVTLDGEVVEPKGLMTGGSKKHIRNVFADVLIYKKRKAPVEALRVTMEKREKELEGLHAQLREHRSLIQEHAKAEEAVSIATHKLQLVENEEEGLSKELQASLKEERQKYEALTTMLNDLQERRARLEKYANLDSDKVRKDLQEQLSAAQKRCAALVHEEESGSAEFERVEAEMTQTAADIEQKLVEVHEQIHQQTKARDEASKSFESTSKSLQEVVDKRCRAEEQRQNIEKEIEETQQELQQLVVKKASLEGFVKNAEVDVREISKSLEELQKLISEAERRNTWIEEKQHLFGPRDGPFYFEDRERTQETLAELREAEVNASTMSKRLNKKALILYEERKKEYDELVQQRSVLGEDRDAIQQCILGIEDKKWRALDRMVEVVSNVFSKLFSTCLPGAAAVLREERNEHGHLSGLQVKVLFNGKERESLSELSGGQRSLLALCLILAILRVRQAPMYILDEVDAALDPSHTQGIGNMLQKHFPSSQFLLVSLKDGMFSNADVLYQVSNTQGYSEITRIQSNRSR from the coding sequence ATGCGCGTGAAGAGCATTGTCATAGATGGATTCAAGTCGTATGCCCACCGAAAGGTTATTGATGATCTGAGTCCGCATTTCAACGCCATCACGGGTCTCAATGGAAGCGGCAAGTCAAACATATTCGACGCAATTTGCTTTGTGATGggcatcacaaacctcaagCGTGTCAGGGCGGAGGACCCGCGTGAGCTTATATTCCGTGCCGGTACAACGGGTGTTCATGCGGCGCGTGTGACAATCGAATTTATCAACGATGACCCTCGCACCGCACCACCGGGCTACAGTTGTGAGGAATATCCAACTATTACTGTTGGGCGACAGATCAAACTCGGCGGCAAGCAACAATTTTTCTTGAACAATACGGTGTCTGTGCAAAGCAAAGTCAAGCGCTTCTTTGAGAGTATAAGCCTTAATGTGGACAATCCACATTTTATGGTGCTTCAGGGAACCGTGCACAAACTCATTGGCATGCGGTCAGAGGACATCCTTTCTCTTATCGAAGAGGCTGTGGGGACAAAAGCATTTGATCACCGTCGCCGAACGGCTGAGAGTTTGATACGAagtaaggagaaaaagatggaGGAAATAGATGCCAACCTAGAGACCCAAATAGGCCCTATGCTCCGCGCAATGAAAGCGGACCAGGAGGAGTATGAGCGGTATGTGCAATTGAGTGAGGGTATTGAGGAGATGCGGAAGTTTCGTATAGCTTTTGAGTACGAGGAGCACAGGAAGCGGCGAGGGGAGTTGAGTACCCGCCGGACGTCACTACTGTCCGACACAGCAGCGGCTAAGGAGCAGTTGCGAAGTTTTCCCTCCGTTGAGGATGAGACAACACAGCGCTTGATGCAGTTGCAGTCAACTCTTGCAGCTCCCGCCGAGGCTGCCATGGCGCTACATGAAGAGGAGAGTACTTTGAAGTTGCAGTTGGCTCGTGAGGAGGCACAGTTGGAAAGGTTAGATAAGGTCCTGAAGAAGCTAGCTGATGCGTCCCGGAAGctcgaagaggaaaaacagcagcagaagagtCGCGCGCAGCAGTTTGAGGCGTATCAAGAGCAACGGGAGAAGCTGATTCGAAACATTCACgagcagaaagaaaacatcGCCAAATTGAAGCGGTCGCTGCAGTTAAACGGTTCGGGTGTTCGGGCCGGCGCGTCTGGCATGTCcctggaggaggagagggcTGATATTGAACGACAGGTCATTAAAAGTAGTGCAGAAGCGCGGCGGCGAGAGGAGCGTATCAGGGAATTGGAACACCAACAGAAATCTGTGGCCGAGAAGTCAGAGGCCCGCGAGAGGACGGTTATCAGGCTTAGAAATGAGCTGAGGTCTGCGCAGGACTGTCTTGACTCTGTCAGCAAACGGTATATCAACGTCAAGCCGCTGGAAGAACAAGCACGTGCCCTCCAAGAGGAGGTTGCGCGCCTGAAGGCAGAGCACTGGAAGGCCAATGACGCGATGCTACGCGAGTCGGCTCAAGGTGGCGGTTCAGGTGGGCGTGGCCTTGATCTGGAATACGACCGGCGTGCTTGCGCCGGTATTGAGCAGTACATTTGGGGCCGCGTCGTGGAGCTTGTCTCACCTCAGGAGgaaaaatacgcaatagcCCTAACAGTAGGTGCACAGTCACAACTGATGCGTGTGGTTGTCACGAGCGACATTGTCGCCGAGCGGATTATACGCCATGGACTGCGCCAGCGTACAGCCTTTCTCCCACTCAACACACTTACGCAGCCGAAAAGCATAAGCGACTCCCAACTGGAGGAAGCTAAGCGAATGGCCAATCGCATGAATGGCTTCGTTGCTGTCGCAAAGGACCTTACTGTTGTCAAGGATGAGGCGCATCGTGTCATCGCCGATTATGTTTTTggcaatttttttatttgttccaCGTTGGAGCTGGCGCAAGAGCTTGCATATGGCTCTGCTGTGCGCTGCAAGGCTGTGACGCTTGACGGTGAGGTAGTAGAGCCCAAGGGGCTCATGACGGGTGGgtcaaaaaaacatatacgcAACGTAtttgccgatgttcttaTTTATAAAAAGCGTAAGGCCCCAGTAGAGGCGCTACGGGTGACGATGGAGAAGCGTGAAAAAGAACTTGAAGGCTTACACGCTCAACTTAGGGAACATAGGTCACTGATTCAGGAGCATGCGAAGGCGGAGGAGGCGGTAAGCATAGCCACCCATAAGCTCCAGCTTGTGGAAAACGAAGAAGAGGGACTATCGAAAGAGCTGCAGGCTTCACTTAAGGAGGAGCGACAAAAGTATGAGGCACTCACAACGATGCTAAACGATCTTCAGGAACGCAGAGCTCGTTTGGAGAAGTATGCGAATCTAGACTCCGACAAGGTACGCAAGGATCTGCAAGAGCAGCTGAGTGCAGCGCAAAAGCGGTGCGCAGCCCTTGTGCATGAGGAAGAATCAGGGTCTGCGGAGTTCGAGCGAGTGGAAGCGGAAATGACGCAAACTGCAGCGGATATCGAGCAGAAACTGGTGGAGGTGCACGAGCAGATACATCAACAGACGAAGGCTCGTGATGAGGCTTCGAAGAGCTTCGAAAGCACGAGTAAGTCACTACAGGAGGTTGTGGACAAGAGATGTAGGGCGGAGGAGCAACGTCAGAACATTGAGAAGGAAATTGAAGAGACCCAGCAGGAGCTTCAGCAACTGGTGGTGAAGAAGGCGTCACTGGAGGGATTTGTGAAAAATGCGGAGGTGGACGTACGTGAAATCTCAAAGTCATTGGAAGAGTTGCAGAAGCTCATATCCGAGGCTGAGAGGCGCAATACCTGGATTGAGGAGAAGCAACACTTGTTTGGCCCCCGTGACGGACCATTTTACTTTGAGGACCGGGAACGAACGCAGGAAACGTTGGCGGAGTTGCGCGAGGCCGAGGTTAATGCCTCGACCATGTCCAAGCGACTAAACAAGAAAGCACTGATCCTCTATGAAGAACGCAAGAAGGAATACGATGAGCTTGTGCAACAGCGGTCGGTACTGGGTGAGGACAGAGACGCTATCCAGCAATGCATACTCGGCATTGAGGACAAGAAGTGGCGGGCTCTTGATCGCATGGTGGAGGTTGTTAGCAACGTGTTTTCAAAGTTGTTTTCTACGTGCTTACCTGGTGCTGCAGCGGTGCTTCGGGAGGAGAGGAACGAGCACGGTCACCTTTCTGGTCTTCAGGTTAAGGTCTTGTTCAATGGAAAGGAGCGGGAGTCACTCTCAGAATTGAGTGGTGGCCAACGTTCTCTTCTTGCTTTGTGTCTCATTTTAGCGATCCTACGTGTGCGTCAAGCACCAATGTACATCCTTGATGAGGTGGATGCCGCACTTGACCCAAGTCATACACAGGGGATCGGTAATATGCTACAGAAAcacttcccttcttctcAATTTCTGCTTGTGTCCCTAAAAGATGGGATGTTCAGTAATGCAGACGTGCTCTATCAAGTGAGTAATACACAGGGGTACTCAGAGATTACTCGTATTCAGTCAAATAGAAGTCGTTAG
- a CDS encoding protein kinase, putative, with the protein MSTQESHGSVSDCEGDGPQGKQTRIDFEEGYYIGTVDEEGRMSGFGRARWVSGDEYVGGWLDDVIDGRGVYMWADGDRYEGEYRCGVQHGFGVLSDKTGTYSGEWVDDMRQGWGKMEYVGGDVYEGEWFANARHGQGTLIEANGVVFQGTFVNNVKEGKGVITSVNGDVYEGDFANDKPNGNGTYVWADGAKYVGSFKDGVKHGKGCEWLANGDWFAGVFINGEHDHTQAIHKAVVADIETFVGTLDLSVCEGLDPEKLRMLGEGLFPSDSRTSNNPGTLNSLGSIDDCSMYGSHNGDFDVNDPNVVSNAEHGNNISGNPSEKTALVRRERLFLSDADLEGWRQLKIVGKGSFGAVYEALLTNGRTVCCKVIELGSISSRSEMDKLRNEIALMKRLNHPNIVQYHGCQEDREKNTLNIFMEFVSGGSLNGFVKKFKTIPLPTVRQWTFQIVCGVKYLHDCGIVHRDIKGDNVLVSLEGIIKLADFGCSKTIDDVCSKTHGCETMVGTPYWMAPEVIKGEAGGYGMKSDIWSVGCTVVEMLTGKPPWPECNSMWAAVYKIAHSTGLPTEIPDNLDPQLMSFLELCFIRDPKKRPEAEELLKHPFLTF; encoded by the coding sequence aTGAGTACGCAAGAATCTCATGGTTCTGTGAGTGACTGCGAGGGTGATGGACCTCAAGGGAAGCAGACTCGCATTGACTTTGAGGAGGGATATTATATAGGAACTGTTGATGAGGAGGGGCGGATGTCTGGTTTTGGTCGGGCTCGTTGGGTCAGTGGTGACGAGTATGTGGGAGGATGGCTGGATGATGTCATAGACGGCCGCGGAGTGTACATGTGGgctgatggtgatcgctacgAGGGCGAGTATAGGTGTGGTGTGCAACACGGGTTCGGAGTGTTAAGTGACAAAACCGGAACTTATTCTGGAGAGTGGGTTGACGACATGCGGCAGGGATGGGGGAAAATGGAGTACGTTGGCGGCGACGTTTACGAAGGCGAGTGGTTTGCGAACGCTCGTCACGGGCAGGGTACGCTTATAGAGGCGAATGGTGTTGTTTTTCAGGGTACGTTTGTAAACAACGTGAAGGAGGGCAAAGGGGTTATTACCAGTGTCAACGGTGACGTGTACGAGGGGGATTTTGCAAATGACAAACCCAATGGAAATGGGACATATGTCTGGGCGGATGGTGCAAAGTATGTGGGTTCTTTCAAAGATGGCGTCAAGCATGGAAAGGGTTGCGAGTGGTTAGCGAATGGTGATTGGTTTGCTGGTGTTTTCATCAACGGCGAGCATGACCACACTCAGGCAATCCATAAGGCAGTCGTTGCGGATATAGAGACTTTTGTCGGTACCCTTGATTTGTCTGTCTGTGAGGGTTTAGACCCCGAGAAGTTGCGTATGCTCGGAGAGGGTCTTTTCCCGTCGGATTCAAGGACATCCAATAACCCCGGGACGCTGAATTCCTTGGGGAGCATCGACGACTGCAGTATGTATGGCAGCCACAATGGCGACTTTGATGTGAATGATCCAAACGTGGTTTCTAATGCAGAACACGGTAACAATATTTCTGGTAACCCCAGTGAGAAGACCGCACTGGTGAGGCGGGAACGTCTGTTTCTCAGTGATGCGGACTTGGAGGGTTGGAGGCAGCTGAAGATTGTTGGAAAAGGCAGTTTTGGAGCAGTGTATGAGGCTCTACTTACAAACGGGCGTACGGTATGCTGTAAAGTTATCGAACTTGGATCCATTTCCAGCAGGAGCGAAATGGACAAGTTGCGCAATGAAATTGCCCTGATGAAGCGTCTTAATCACCCAAATATTGTTCAGTATCATGGATGCCAGGAAGACAGGGAGAAAAATACGCTCAATATATTTATGGAATTTGTAAGTGGAGGTTCTCTCAACGGCTTCGTGAAGAAGTTCAAAACCATTCCTCTCCCCACTGTTCGACAGTGGACCTTTCAGATAGTGTGCGGAGTGAAGTATCTTCACGACTGTGGCATTGTGCACCGGGACATCAAGGGGGACAACGTTTTGGTATCACTGGAGGGTATAATTAAACTAGCAGACTTCGGTTGCAGCAAAACTATTGATGATGTATGTAGTAAAACGCATGGTTGTGAAACGATGGTTGGAACGCCATATTGGATGGCGCCCGAAGTTATCAAAGGCGAGGCTGGAGGTTACGGGATGAAGAGcgacatttggtcggttggGTGTACTGTAGTTGAGATGCTAACCGGGAAGCCGCCGTGGCCAGAGTGCAATTCTATGTGGGCTGCCGTGTATAAGATAGCGCACTCGACTGGTCTCCCCACGGAGATACCGGATAATCTGGATCCGCAACTGATGAGCTTCCTTGAATTGTGCTTTATTCGAGATCCGAAGAAGCGCCCAGAGGCTGAGGAACTTTTGAAACATCCATTTCTTACGTTTTGA